One Desulfobulbus oligotrophicus DNA segment encodes these proteins:
- a CDS encoding DVU0150 family protein yields MQWFWRTVPALILFAPGLSLAAGGGGAPMVIVADTRKLDGILAWWGNMYNESHLQFAILTIIIIPVTGVLFGIVADIVMGWIGIDLKTRELAED; encoded by the coding sequence ATGCAATGGTTCTGGCGAACAGTTCCTGCCCTCATTTTGTTCGCCCCCGGTCTTTCTTTGGCGGCAGGCGGTGGCGGTGCCCCGATGGTTATTGTCGCAGACACCCGCAAACTTGACGGTATTCTGGCCTGGTGGGGCAATATGTACAATGAAAGCCATCTGCAGTTTGCCATTTTGACCATCATCATCATCCCGGTCACCGGTGTTCTCTTTGGCATTGTAGCGGACATCGTTATGGGGTGGATTGGCATTGACCTGAAAACCCGTGAATTAGCCGAAGATTAA
- a CDS encoding DUF4881 domain-containing protein, with product MNCKHILISLAAATLAFSLAGCNKDDYPKIEQGRVIAFNKEAKEVTLLHDSAMDPRNPVYDVLPPALFKLPVDPAETGALPVAGQRLKLDVNKKIVVIFDTATQKIVELPITVVDLQQPVDKDHPLVYDKQTNKAKKFPVVDRDKKTVTIYSDRQKMLCTFSVPDQYLDYPESTWDAGDEVRLTYRTPGQSLRFMNITKTDIYKR from the coding sequence ATGAACTGTAAACATATTCTGATTTCACTTGCTGCAGCCACCCTTGCCTTTTCACTGGCAGGATGCAACAAGGACGACTATCCCAAGATTGAACAAGGTCGAGTTATTGCCTTTAATAAAGAGGCCAAGGAAGTCACCCTGCTACACGACAGCGCCATGGATCCGAGGAATCCGGTGTATGATGTGTTACCGCCCGCTCTTTTCAAACTGCCTGTCGATCCGGCTGAAACCGGGGCACTGCCCGTCGCCGGACAGCGGTTGAAGCTGGATGTTAATAAAAAAATTGTGGTGATTTTTGACACCGCCACCCAGAAGATAGTCGAACTGCCGATCACAGTTGTCGATCTGCAGCAGCCCGTCGATAAGGACCATCCGCTGGTGTATGACAAACAAACCAACAAAGCAAAAAAATTCCCGGTGGTTGATCGTGATAAAAAAACCGTCACCATCTATTCTGACCGTCAGAAGATGCTGTGCACCTTCTCCGTGCCTGATCAGTATCTCGATTATCCCGAAAGCACCTGGGATGCCGGTGATGAGGTACGGCTGACCTACCGAACTCCCGGGCAGTCGCTGCGCTTCATGAATATTACGAAAACCGACATTTACAAACGATAA
- a CDS encoding sensor histidine kinase, giving the protein MERNYRKLWWQHCLAIIGFSVIPLVFINLSLYKLFDNIFIGKMTESLRSTVENRRDAIDLFFNERVAQLYTVANTNTFKQLTDETYLSKVFEIMHAKSTSYMDIGIIDNEGRHLAYVGPYYDLLKQVNYRNEPWFIAVKANGIYISDIFMGYRKVPHFIIAVMVREKGVPWILRVTINLKNIDDIVHKAWFGKLSDAFIINSQNALQTKPRFGGEFLNPPIAPEFDTGTMKSQGYPDYSSVINTKVERIKSGVFDAFFAAAKIHNTRWVLVIKEDPNELLGDLQKGKYWVILLSILGFAVITSGAALFTNGLINRIRDTDRENAAHSDMLLQANKMIALSKMAAGIAHEVNNPLASIAEKAGWLKDLLAEEDLAGNPNYAEFNDSVDKIEHHVERARKIIHNLLGFARRMEPAKEKINVNNLLDETTGFLENEARYVNIQIVKQYADNVPVITNDLSQIQQVVLNLLNNAIDAIGRDGIITVSTCYHEKTDAVEIGIGDTGKGIAAGELDKVFDPFFTTKEVGKGTGLGLSISYSIVEKLGGKLKVKSKVGEGTVFTLLLPKQ; this is encoded by the coding sequence ATGGAAAGGAACTATCGCAAACTCTGGTGGCAACACTGTCTGGCCATCATCGGTTTCTCCGTTATCCCGCTCGTTTTCATCAATCTCTCCCTGTACAAACTCTTTGACAATATTTTTATCGGCAAAATGACCGAGTCGTTGCGGAGTACGGTGGAGAACCGTCGCGATGCCATTGACCTTTTTTTCAACGAACGCGTTGCCCAGCTCTATACTGTAGCCAATACCAACACCTTTAAGCAGCTGACCGATGAAACCTATCTCAGCAAGGTGTTTGAGATCATGCATGCCAAGTCCACATCCTACATGGATATTGGTATCATCGACAATGAGGGGCGTCATCTCGCCTATGTCGGTCCCTATTATGATCTCCTCAAACAGGTCAACTACAGAAATGAACCCTGGTTTATTGCCGTCAAGGCCAACGGTATTTATATCAGCGACATCTTCATGGGCTACCGGAAGGTTCCCCACTTTATTATTGCCGTTATGGTCAGAGAAAAGGGGGTTCCGTGGATCCTCCGCGTGACGATCAACCTTAAAAACATCGACGATATCGTTCACAAAGCCTGGTTTGGAAAATTAAGTGACGCCTTCATTATTAACAGCCAGAATGCACTGCAAACCAAGCCCCGGTTTGGTGGTGAATTCCTCAATCCTCCGATTGCCCCGGAATTCGATACCGGTACGATGAAATCCCAGGGGTATCCTGATTACTCTTCGGTGATCAACACCAAAGTGGAACGGATCAAAAGCGGGGTCTTTGATGCCTTTTTCGCAGCAGCCAAGATCCACAATACCCGATGGGTCCTGGTGATCAAAGAAGACCCCAATGAACTCCTCGGCGATCTGCAAAAAGGAAAGTACTGGGTCATCCTGCTCAGCATACTTGGCTTTGCCGTCATCACCTCAGGCGCCGCCCTGTTCACGAACGGGCTGATCAACCGGATCAGGGACACTGACCGCGAAAACGCAGCCCACTCCGATATGCTTCTCCAGGCCAACAAGATGATCGCCCTCAGTAAAATGGCCGCAGGCATTGCCCATGAGGTCAACAACCCCCTGGCTTCAATTGCAGAGAAGGCTGGATGGCTGAAAGACCTGCTGGCTGAGGAAGACCTGGCCGGTAACCCGAATTACGCTGAATTTAACGACTCTGTTGACAAGATTGAACACCATGTTGAACGGGCGAGAAAGATCATCCACAACCTGCTCGGCTTTGCCCGGCGAATGGAACCGGCCAAGGAAAAAATAAATGTCAACAACCTGTTGGATGAAACCACCGGATTTCTCGAAAATGAAGCCCGCTATGTCAACATCCAAATTGTTAAACAGTATGCGGATAATGTCCCGGTTATAACCAACGACCTCTCCCAGATTCAACAGGTGGTGCTCAATCTGCTCAACAACGCCATCGATGCCATTGGACGCGACGGCATTATCACGGTCTCCACCTGCTATCACGAAAAAACAGATGCAGTGGAGATCGGTATCGGCGATACTGGCAAAGGTATTGCTGCAGGCGAGCTGGACAAAGTTTTTGACCCATTCTTCACTACAAAAGAGGTGGGCAAGGGAACCGGCCTGGGCCTCTCAATCTCCTACAGCATCGTTGAAAAATTAGGCGGTAAACTCAAGGTCAAGAGTAAGGTAGGCGAAGGGACGGTCTTCACCCTCCTGTTGCCGAAACAGTAA
- a CDS encoding sulfite exporter TauE/SafE family protein: MDWLYILMPIAGVKIFWPGLIILGVGVGIIGGFFGLGGAWMVTPGLNMLGFPMAFAIGTDIAHMAGKSLISTMRHGKFGNVDYKLGLIMLVGTIIGFEVGAQMVMWLERIGSVEKVVRWIYIALLALIAWMVFHDVFKRKAKARAAAAKGETLDATATGIEWHKTLHKIKIPPMVHLKAAGIYCSAWLPIIVSFLTGWLAGILGIGGGLIRMPALIYLIGCPTHVAVGTDLFEVAISGLYGALTYTYKGRTELVAAMIMLVGAAMGAQVGAVATKYIKGYGIRIAFGLAVIGCAISILMKLVQPWLPQFKKMLDIGATALILGLVSLMSLYIFIRMVQGVREELRRKQQSA; the protein is encoded by the coding sequence ATGGACTGGCTTTATATCCTCATGCCCATCGCAGGCGTCAAAATTTTCTGGCCTGGCCTCATTATTCTCGGCGTCGGCGTTGGTATCATCGGTGGCTTTTTTGGACTAGGCGGCGCCTGGATGGTCACTCCAGGTCTGAACATGCTCGGTTTCCCCATGGCCTTTGCCATTGGTACCGATATTGCGCACATGGCAGGTAAATCGCTCATTTCCACTATGCGACACGGCAAGTTCGGTAACGTCGACTATAAGCTCGGCCTTATCATGCTCGTAGGCACGATTATCGGTTTTGAGGTCGGTGCCCAAATGGTCATGTGGCTGGAACGGATCGGATCTGTTGAAAAAGTTGTTCGCTGGATCTACATAGCCCTTTTAGCATTGATTGCCTGGATGGTCTTCCACGATGTGTTCAAACGCAAAGCCAAGGCACGGGCTGCTGCGGCCAAGGGTGAAACACTTGACGCCACTGCAACGGGTATCGAGTGGCACAAAACTCTGCACAAAATTAAAATTCCCCCGATGGTTCATCTCAAAGCGGCCGGCATATACTGTTCTGCCTGGCTCCCCATCATCGTCAGCTTTCTTACCGGCTGGCTGGCCGGCATCCTCGGTATCGGCGGTGGCTTAATCCGTATGCCCGCGCTGATCTATCTCATAGGCTGCCCCACCCATGTAGCCGTTGGTACAGACCTGTTTGAAGTTGCAATCTCCGGTCTCTACGGTGCGCTCACATACACCTATAAAGGCCGTACCGAACTGGTCGCTGCCATGATCATGCTCGTTGGTGCCGCAATGGGTGCGCAGGTCGGTGCTGTTGCCACCAAGTACATCAAAGGCTACGGCATCCGTATAGCCTTCGGCCTGGCAGTCATTGGTTGTGCGATCTCTATTCTGATGAAGCTGGTCCAACCCTGGCTGCCTCAGTTTAAAAAAATGCTCGACATTGGTGCGACCGCTCTGATCCTTGGTCTGGTTTCCCTGATGTCCCTCTACATCTTTATTCGCATGGTCCAGGGTGTTAGAGAAGAGTTGCGTCGTAAGCAGCAATCCGCCTAA